One genomic region from Pyxicephalus adspersus chromosome 1, UCB_Pads_2.0, whole genome shotgun sequence encodes:
- the LOC140340147 gene encoding olfactory receptor 6B1-like: MASQNRSDVLEFVLIGFPGLPEKLFPLVSVWFFVIYNISLYVNVIVLVLIVLRRHLHQPMYVIVSSLAVSDLLFDTLTLPKIIAKYWFGDGSLSYAACFIQMFFVHYLGCLDSFIIMVMAIDRYIAVCKPLRYHAIITNRVVAIICLVFWVFAAAIGLAVTALGLWLPFHGTNRVKSCFCSLTPVAVLSTTDSAPSRRTGFIIAMISHLCPFSFIIFSYVIIISKMCLSGRTESWQKAIYTCTTHWLVIGLYFIPRLTVYTYNQIRLIPEADVNVLLICLYTFVPHFTRPIIFCLRTEEIRKTLGKVLKYITNNNKY, encoded by the coding sequence ATGGCCTCCCAGAACCGATCGGATGTCCTGGAATTTGTCCTGATCGGTTTTCCGGGTCTTCCAGAAAAACTTTTCCCTTTAGTTTCTGTCTGGTTCTTCGTGATCTATAACATTTCTCTGTATGTTAATGTCATCGTGTTGGTGCTGATTGTGCTGAGGCGGCACCTCCACCAGCCCATGTACGTCATTGTTAGCAGTTTGGCCGTTTCCGACCTTCTATTCGACACTCTGACTTTGCCGAAAATCATTGCCAAGTATTGGTTTGGTGACGGCTCCTTGTCCTACGCGGCATGTTTTATACAAATGTTCTTCGTCCATTATCTGGGTTGTCTGGATTCCTTCATTATCATGGTGATGGCCATTGACCGATATATTGCAGTCTGTAAACCTCTTCGATATCATGCAATCATCACCAACAGAGTGGTGGCCATCATCTGCCTGGTCTTCTGGGTCTTTGCAGCTGCCATTGGTTTAGCTGTCACAGCGTTGGGTCTTTGGCTTCCGTTCCACGGCACCAACAGAGTGAAGAGTTGCTTTTGCTCCCTGACCCCAGTGGCCGTATTATCGACCACAGATTCAGCTCCATCCAGAAGAACCGGTTTTATCATCGCCATGATATCACATCTGTGTCCATTCTCCTTCATCATCTTCTCCTACGTCATAATTATCTCCAAGATGTGTTTGTCCGGGCGGACTGAGAGCTGGCAGAAGGCCATTTACACCTGTACCACCCATTGGCTGGTGATTGGGTTGTATTTCATCCCTCGGCTGACTGTATACACCTATAACCAGATCCGGCTCATCCCCGAGGCCGACGTCAACGTTCTGCTGATTTGTCTGTACACCTTTGTTCCACATTTCACCAgacccatcatcttctgtctcaGAACTGAGGAAATAAGGAAAACTCTTGGGAAAGTATTGAAATATATcactaataacaataaatattaa
- the LOC140340242 gene encoding olfactory receptor 6B9-like, whose translation MDNRSNISEFVLLGFPGIGEKFHTPVSIALFLVYLTSLFSNGVVIALISCYRHLHQPMYVLILNLAISDLLFDTITLPKIVAKYWFNDGSISFAGCIFQLFSAHFLGSFDCYILLLMAIDRYVAICKPLRYPSLINNRRTILICCFFWFFTSIIALTIALLDSGVELCGQNIRSCFCTNTGVLSLACADVASLKRTIFCIAMFVLLLPLFFILFSYGVIIRVIITQTHSTSRRRAFYTCATQLCVICLYFIPRIFVYVANQVKLILNEDVNVLILCLYNFVPHMANPVIYCLRTKEIRRTLKNIIKRWILMKNARIPAVNVITTSSQF comes from the coding sequence ATGGATAATCGGTCCAATATCTCTGAATTCGTTCTTCTTGGATTCCCCGGAATTGGGGAGAAGTTCCACACCCCGGTCTCCATAGCTCTGTTCCTGGTTTATCTCACGTCACTGTTTTCCAATGGTGTGGTCATAGCGCTGATCTCCTGTTACCGACATCTTCACCAACCTATGTATGTGCTCATCCTGAACCTTGCCATCTCCGACTTATTGTTTGACACCATTACTCTGCCGAAAATCGTGGCCAAGTATTGGTTTAACGATGGGTCGATCTCATTTGCCGGATGCATCTTCCAATTATTCTCAGCTCATTTCCTGGGAAGCTTTGATTGCTACATCCTCCTACTCATGGCCATTGATCGATATGTTGCCATATGCAAACCCCTGAGGTATCCATCACTCATCAACAATCGTCGTACCATCCTCATCTGCTGCTTCTTTTGGTTCTTCACCAGTATAATTGCCCTCACAATCGCCCTTCTGGACTCTGGTGTAGAATTGTGCGGGCAGAATATCAGAAGCTGTTTTTGTACCAATACGGGGGTCTTGTCCTTAGCCTGTGCCGACGTCGCCTCCCTAAAGCGCACAATATTTTGCATCGCTATGTTTGTCCTTCTCTTGCCtctcttcttcattcttttctcCTATGGAGTCATCATCCGGGTCATCATCACACAAACTCACTCTACCAGTCGTAGAAGAGCCTTTTACACATGTGCCACCCAGCTGTGTGttatctgtctgtattttatcCCACGGATATTTGTCTATGTGGCCAATCAAGTCAAACTGATCCTCAACGAAGATGTCAACGTCCTCATTCTCTGCTTATACAATTTTGTACCACATATGGCCAATCCTGTCATTTACTGTTTGAGGACTAAGGAGATCAGAAGGACCCTTAAGAACATCATCAAGCGGTGGATTCTGATGAAGAATGCAAGAATACCGGCAGTCAATGTCATTACAACCTCAAGTCAATTTTAG